Proteins encoded by one window of Mercenaria mercenaria strain notata chromosome 4, MADL_Memer_1, whole genome shotgun sequence:
- the LOC123551705 gene encoding placenta-specific gene 8 protein-like, with amino-acid sequence MSEKQPIISSQPGGYQQGPVVMVQPEFGSVQGKIIIPMTGNRDWSSGICDCMQDATNCVMVAFCAPCVQCQIATRMGENVCVPFCVPGAMIALRQRLRTLGGIQGTLCGDCLVFAVCGQCALCQMKREMDIMGIV; translated from the exons ATGAGTGAGAAACAGCCGATCATATCCTCACAGCCCGGCGGGTACCAGCAAGGGCCAGTGGTAATGGTTCAACCAGAGTTCGGTTCTGTGCAGGGGAAGATTATTATTCCTATGACCGGTAACAGAGACTGGTCGTCTGGTATCTGTGACTGCATGCAAGATGCCACAAACT GTGTTATGGTTGCATTCTGCGCACCTTGTGTCCAGTGCCAGATTGCCACTCGTATGGGCGAGAATGTATGTGTGCCCTTCTGTGTCCCCGGTGCAATGATAGCCCTTAGACAGAGGTTGCGGACGCTTGGTGGCATACAG GGTACCCTTTGTGGTGACTGTCTGGTGTTTGCAGTATGTGGTCAATGTGCATTATGTCAGATGAAGAGAGAAATGGATATCATGGGGATTGTGTAA